The window CGCCAGTGTGCTCAGTTCAGCCCGTCCACCTTCCAACAGGTCGACACGGGCATCGCTGTAGGGTGCATAGAAATGCGCCGGAGTGATGTTGTGGTAAATCAAGCACTTCGGACCTTGATGCGCTGCGGCGAACGGGGTCAGATCCGAACCGATGGAATGGTGGTAGATCAGCCCGTCACCTGGCTTAATGCAGCCTTGGTGATAGGGATGGGCCAAATGCCTGGCCGCCGGATCCAGATGCTCTCCCGGAAGAAAGATTTCCGAGGTAAATCCCTGAGCCGTGAGCTGTTCCCGGATGGCCCGGGCGTAATTGGAAATCGCGTCACCGAGGCGAAACCCGGCCACGATCTGGTGTATGGCCCGGCCCTGGTCTGCAACCTGAACACACGGGCCATTGTCAACTGCTGAGCATGCATGCAGTCCCAAGGCCTGCTCGTAGCGGTCCACCACCCGGTCCCAGGAAGCATGCTCCCGGGCATGATCCCGTCCCAGCTGGCCAAGAGCGAGGCGTTGCGTGGGCGAAGCCGTTGCAACCAGGTCAAAAAGATCGGCCCACTGTTCCAGGGTCTCTGCCAGCCACCCGCCGCCACTTTGGCGGACAACCGTGGCTGTAGCCAGGCAGCGGCCATGGGCCGCCACCGGTTGCTCACTGAACCAGGCCTCCATGATCACCCGTGAATAGCTCTCGTTCTCGCTGGGATGGAACAAGGCCCGGCACTTGGCCAGAAGAACGGCCTTCTCTTCCTCGCTTACCAATCCCAGATCCACCACACCGTGCTCGCGGTCGTCGTAGGAGTGGTCACCCGGACCCGCCAGGACCAATCGCAACCTGGAATCCGGATGGTGTTTTCGATGAAGGTGGTAGGCCTGAACCAGGAAATCCGTGTTTTTATGCAGATCTCTTCGACCAAGACAAAGCACGAAGGCGTCCCCGGTCGAATCCAGAATGTGCGTACTGTCCGATCCGGCATGGGGGGCAACCAGTTCCACACCGGCACCGACCAGCACGCCCTTGGGAAGGATTCCCGGGCCATACAGTTTTTCCGCCAGGGCTTTTTCCCCGGCAGACAAGTACAAAATCCCCTTGGCCAGGCGAAAAATCCGCTCCACCTGCGGTAGGTAGGCATAGGCTTCGTCGTGCAGGCAGGGCATCAAATAGGCTCGCTCAGTTACGAGAGGCAATCCATTCAATGTCGGTCCATACAAATATGGTAAAAATATCACCGCGGTGTAGTTCCGGCCATGCTTGCTCAAATGATCCAACAGCCCCTGGGCATGGACGCTGTCTGAGGCGAATACCTCCGCGGCATTGCCCGGGACCGGGCTGACACCCGGCTTGAGCATGTTCCGGTCCAGGCGCAGAAGGTGGCCATTCAAGGCATTAAAGTCATGAAATGAACTGTGGCGCAAGGCAAAGCGTCGGACCATCAAGCCATCCTCCCCAGTCACGCCTTCGGGATAATGGTTGGCAGCCCAATGGTCTTGAAAGGATCGCCCGCAGGTGGTCAAGACCTCAACAACGTGCCCCCGAGCCGCAAGCCGGGTGGCCATCTGCCAAGCCTGTTGCTCGGCCCCGCCTTTGAGGTCCTTGCCGAACCAAGGAATGACGATGGCGATGTTTCGCCCGGTTGGATTGGTTTGCACGTTGAATCCAGATCAATGAGGGGTGTGGATGTGCTGCAAGTGCCGGATTGAAGTATTCCCAGCAAGCTGGTCGAACCGGAATCAAGTGAGCGATTTGGAGTGTTCGCGCTGTTCCCGGAGTTCTCGCAGTTCGTTTTCCATTTGCGCCAATGCAGCATGCTGCGCGGTGGAACGGTTTTGCATGTCCTGGAGGATTTCGACCATTTTCTGCTGCCCGCGCTGGACTTGTTCGTTGAGTTGGCGATTAACGGCCATGGATTCCCGCAGGGCCTTGATCAGGGCCAGATTTACCCCGCGTTGCTCACGGAAGAGCACTTCGTAGAAACGCAGGATGAATCGGTGTAGAAAACCGAAATATTTCAATGGGAATCGATTCATCCTGGCAGGCAGCGCTGTTCTGGCCGGAAAGCACTGCGCCGCTTCATTGACCAAGCCTTCCACATGATAGCTGCGTAAGGCAATGTCATCCTGCAGGGCTTTGATCATCGGGTCGCCTTGGTCCGCGTTCATTTCCGCCAGTACGGCCTCAATCTTGGCGTTGAGTTCCTCGACGGAGATTCCCGCCACACTGATGTCGGTGGTTTCAGGCATGCTGCTTTGGTCTGCTGTTCAAAGGTTCACGGTTTCACAATCTCAAATTTGGGAGATGAGAGATGTTGAAGTGTTGTCAAAGTCCATATCCACAGTTCGTTCAAAAATCCCAAATGCAAGGAGCAAAAAAAGCTACCGGACACGTCCTTTGTCCGGCCCTCACGGGTTGTGGCTTCGCCACATTTTCGATTTGCCGTCCTGGCAATCGAATCAAGATCGAAGTGTATTTATGCATACGTGAAAGTTAGAACTTTTTGCAGTGACGCTGCAATTGGGAGTTTTTCTAAGGACTTTTATGCCTTGATCCGCGCCTCGACCATCATCCTGGCAACGTCCGGCATGGTGAATTGAGCCCGCCAGCCCAGGTTGCGGTCCGCCTTGGAGGGGTCGGCCCGGCTGACCATGATGTCCGTGGGACGGATGAAATCTGGGTTGGTGCGTACATGGCTGGTCCAATCCAGGTCCAAATGTTCAAATACTTGGCGCGTGAAGTCTTCCAGGCTGAATGTCTTGCCGGTGGCGATCACATAGTCGTCGGCGACTTCCTGCTGCAGCATCTGCCACATGGCCTCCACATACTCCGGCGCCCAGCCCCAATCCCGCTGCACTTCGATGTTTCCCAGAGACAATTCACCCTTGCCTTCCCGGGCAATCCGACAGGCCGCGGCCACGATTTTCTGAGTGACAAAACGCTCCGGACGAAGGGGAGACTCATGGTTAAACAGAATACCGGAACAGGCGTAAAGACCGTATGCTTCACGATAATTGGCAACTTCCCAGAAGGCCGCGGATTTGGCCACGGCATATGGGCTGCGGGGGCGAAACGGCGTCTCTTCGTTGGCGGGCAGTCCTTGGGTGTTTCCGAAACACTCGCTGGACCCGGCATTGTACAGCCTTACCGGTCGTTCGAAAAAACGGATTGCCTCCAGCAGATTGATCACAGCGACACTGATGCTTTCAAAGGTTTCCATGGGCTGTTCAAAGGACAGCCCCACGGAACTTTGTCCGGCCAGATTGTAAATTTCGTCCGGCTCGGAGCGGATGATGGCCTGCAGCACGCTGCGAAAGTCCGTCACCGCCACGGAAAGCAGGGTAACGCGTTCCATCACCTCCAGCCGACGCAGATTCGCGAAGGAGGACATCTGTACGTCACGGGATGTCCCAAATACCCGGTAGCCCTTATCCAGCAGGAATCTGGCCAAGTAGGCCCCATCCTGTCCGGAGATACCCATGATCAAGGCGTTTTTTTGTCTGTTCGGCATGTTGTTTTGGGTCAGCTCAGTTTGCGGGACAAGGGGCCTTCGCCCCAGCGATGATCTTGCGTGAAGCCGTTCTTTATGGTCAAATTTATAGCTTGTCCACCTGGAACCCCATGCACCAAACGCATTTTGCTTCAGCCTCGTCCTCGCCATCGGCCTCAGTGATCAAACCGGACATCCTGTTGCTCACGGACGCCTTGCGGGACACCCACCTGACCGGCATTGGCCGCTACGTCCTGGAGTTGGCTCGTGGCCTGCAGGCCCACTCAGATCTCGGCTCCGTGCGTTTTTTCGCTGGTCGCGGCTGGGTAGCCGACCCCTGTGGGCCCTTTGACCGCAAAAAAGTCCTCACCGCGGATGCAGGCAGACATACGGTTACCTCGCTGCGCAGGGCACTGCCCTGGCGCAGTTTGCAGGACCGGATCAGTTTCAGCCTGAAAAAAGTTTCTTTTTGGACAAAAACCCGCTCGACCGCAACCCCGGTTTTGCATGGCCCCAACTATCTCCTGCTGCCGTATACAGGGCCAAGCGTGGTGACCATCCATGACCTTTCCTTTCTGCACTACCCGGCATACCATCCCAAGGAGCGGCTCGTGCTCCTGGACCGAGAATTGCCCAAAACCCTGTGCCAAGCGGACCATATCCTGACAGACTCCGAATTCGTGCGTCAGGAAATCCTCCAGATCCTGGGGGTCGCGGCCCAACGTGTCAGTGTTACACCGTTGGGCGTGGACCCCGCATTCCAGCCTATGTCCATGCAGCGGACCCGGCCAGTCCTGCGTGACCTGCACCTGGAACATGGGCGTTACCTGCTCTGCGTGGCCACTCGGGAACCACGCAAGAATCTGGCCCGTTTGCTGACGGCCTATGCCGGTCTGCCAACTGGTATCAGGGCTTTTTTCCCGTTGGTATTGGCCGGATCCGGCGGATGGTTGACCGCAGACCTGGAACGGGTAATGCGCCCGTTGGAAACAGCAGGTGCGGTCCGAAGACTGGGTTATGTGCCGGAGCACCGCCTCCCGGCTCTGGTTGCCGGCGCTGCCGGGTTGACCATGCCGTCGTTTTACGAAGGGTTCGGACTGCCGGTGCTGGAAGCGATGGCCTGCGGAGTTCCAGTGCTCACCGCCAACCGCGCCAGTTTGCCCGAGGTTGCCGGGGACGCGGCACTGTTGGTGGACCCGGATGACGAGCAAGCCATCCGCGAAGGCATGGAACAGCTGCTGACGGACGAGCTTTTCCGCCAGACGGCCAGAGAACGGGGATTGAAACAGGCCGCGCGGTTCACCTGGGCAGAATGCGTTGAGAAGACCATTCAGGTCTATCGTCGAGTAACCGGAAAAACCTCCGACCGTCACATTCATGTTTCCTGAACAGCGTTCCATGCCCCCATGACACTTCAGGGCAATTGATGCACACAACCATACACCCATGAAACGTCTCTTCGTGGACCTCAGCCTGACAGCCCAGACCGAAAACGGCTCCGCGGTATACGCCTGGGAGGTTGGCCATCGCCTGATGCGTCAGGCCATGCCCTTGCAGGTATTGCCCCTGACCAGCCCCTTTCGCGTCTTGGGCCGAACCGGAATCCAACGCAAGCTGAACGGGTTGCTCCGGGATCTACTCTGGCGGCCCATTTTGGCCGGCCTGGAGGCCCGTCCGGATGATCTTTTCCTGTTCACCAACACCTTCGTGCCCCGTAAATTCTGGCGTCGTCAATTCGGCGTGGTTATCCTGGATCTGGGTGCGTGGCACGACCGCGCCCTGCTCTCCTGGCGCGGCCGCCTGGGCACCCGCTCTCTGCCCGCGGTGTTGGAACACGCGGCCCATATCTTTGCCATCTCGGAATACACGGCCGAGGATGTGGCTCGGGTGTTCGCCGTTCCCCGTTCCCGGATCACCCTGGCTCCCTGTGGGCTCTCCGAAACCTTCCTGGCCCCTCCTGCTCCCCTGGCAACAATCAACACCGTCCAACTGCCCTCGTGTTATCTGCTCCATGTGGGCAGCCTGGAACCCAAGAAGAATATCCCCTTCCTGCTCCAGGTCTTCGCGCTCCTTCGCCAGCAGACCGCAACCTCGACGAGACAAACCGATGCCCGGTCCAAATGCAAACTCGTCCTCACCGGCGCAGAGTCCTGGCACGATGCCTCCCTGCGCCAGGCCATCGCGAAGCATCCGTATTCCGAGGATATCCTGCTCCTGGGACGGGTGGCCCCGGAAGACCTGCCCGCGCTTTACCGCCAGGCCGCGGCCCTGGTCTTTCCCTCCGTACTGGAAGGTTTCGGTTTGCCGGTAATCGAAGCCCTGTCCCAAGGCACACCGGCTTTGGTCCAGGCCAACAGTTCCCTGAGCCAGTTCGCACCCTACGGCGCCACGGTCCTGAACGATTTTGAGCCGGAAGGCTGGGTGGGACGCATCCGGGAAATACTTGCCTTGGAAACCAGAATGCCCGAAAACCTGAAGAAGTCCGTCCGGGACACGTTTAATTGGGACCGCACCGCCACGATCATCCGCCGGACCATGCTGGGAAGCACATAATGGACCGCCTGTTTATTCGCCAAACTGAACAAAACCATCTTGACCGTGACAATACCTGAACGCCACCCCCTCCGCGTCGGTCTGAACCTCCTTTACCTCCTGCCCGGAATTGTGGGCGGAACGGAAACCTACGCCGCAGGGCTTTTGCACGGCTTGGCCGAGGTGGATGATGGGCTGGAGTATGTGGTTTTCCTGAACCAGGAAAGCGCGGACTGGCCTTTACCGGATATCCCAGCCTTTCAGCGGGTGGTTTGCCCGGTGCGGGCTTCCAGTCGGGCCCAGCGGCTGCTCTACGAACAATTCCGTCTGCCTGCCCAGGCCCGACGTCACGGCGTGGACGTGCTGCACTCCCTGGGTTACGTGGCCCCGGTGCTGGGCCGCTGTCCCGGGGTGGTCACCATTCACGACATGAACACCAGGGGCCATGGCCGAAGCATGCCGATGTTCAAGCGTCTGGCACTGGCCTTGCTTGTCCGCTTGAGCGCCCAAACGGCCAGCCAGGTGATCACGGTTTCCGATTTTTCCCGCCAGGAAATCCACCGCCATCTCGGCCTGTCCCTGGAACGGATCCATGTGGTTCATGAAGCTCCGCTGCCTTCGGAATGGCATCACCCATCGGGGCTGCTCTTCTCGGAAACAGCATCGCAACCCGTTTCATGGTCACCGTCTTTTCAGCCTTCTCATCAGTCGGACATCCCGTATATTCTGGCCTTTGCCAGCCAATCTCCGCACAAAAACATCCCCAGACTGATCGAGGCCTTTGCCCGGATCGCGACCTCCGTGCCGCACCACCTTGTTCTGGCCGGGCATCTGCCCGAAGACGGGGCCGTGGACCGGGCCATTGGTCGCTGGGACATAGCCCACCGGATCAGGCTGACCGGCTACCTGCCCCGGCCTGAGGTGGAACGCCTGCTGTCCCAGGCATCTCTGTTTGCCTTTCCGTCCCTGTATGAGGGATTCGGTCTTCCCGTGCTGGAAGCCCAGGCTGCTGAAGTGCCGGTTGCCTGCGCAAACCGTGGGGCCTTGCCTGAGGTGGCTGGCGAGGGCGCGGTGTTCTTCGACCCGGAAAATGCCCTGGACATGGCCGCCACCCTGGCCCACGCACTTACGGACAAAGACCTGTGCGCCAGCCTCGTGGCCCAGGGACGGCTCAACCTGGAACGTTTTTCCTGGATCAAGGCGGCCCGTCAGACCTTGAACCTCTATGCCAGGGCCGCCTGGCGCGGCCGAAACAGATACGTCACGAGGCCGAATCGTCCTTCGACCGCCCCTGGGCATGGAACAATAGCCCATTCCATCGTTCATCCGGAGAACGAATCGCCGGATCCAAGCACTGGAACGTTGCCGCAAGGCAACGTTCCAGTGCTACCCCGCCCCGCCGACATGACCAGACCGGAGCACCCTTAAGCCATGCTCACTCCTTCCAACACATCGTCCAAGAGCGACGTTTCTCAACGGGAGCCGGAGAGCAGTCCGGAACGCTCTTCGGAGAATTTTCCGAAAATTGCTCCGGAACACATGCAGGAACTCGCTCAGGAGCAAACTCAGGAGCACCCCCGGGAGCACCCCCGGGAGCACTCTTGGGAGCACCCTCAAAAACAACCTCGAGTCAGTATCATCACCGCGGTGCTCAATGGCGAGGCGCACCTTTCCGACGCAATCCAAAGCATCCGCGACCAGACCTATCCCCACATTGAGCACATCATCGTGGACGGCGGCTCCAAAGACGGAACCGTCTCCATTATCCAGGCGCACGCAGACGGAATCTCCAGGTGGATCTCCGAACCGGACCAGGGGATTTACGACGCCATGAACAAGGGCATCCGCATGGCCACCGGGACCATCGTCGGCATGCTCAACGCCGATGACTTCTATCCCCGTTCGGACGTCATCCACGACGTGGTTCAAACATTTGCCCAAACCAGAGCCGACGCGGTCTTTGCCGACCTCCTGGTGGTAGGCCGGAACGATCCGCGCAAGGTCGTCCGCTTTTACGACTCCTCGGACTTCCACCCTGGACGATTTTGTCAGGGCTGGATGCCGCCCCATCCGACCTTCTTCACCTTACGGGAACACTACATACGTCTCGGCTTTTACCGTACGGACTACCGCATCGCCGCGGACTACGAACTTCTGACCCGCTTCCTGGCTCGCCACGGCCTTGCCTATGCCCGCATCCCAAAGATTCTCGTGCATATGCGCTCCGGTGGAGTCAGCTCTCGAAATTTGAAGAGCAACTGGGTGCTGAACCAGGAAATTGTCCGCGCCTGCAAGGAAAATAATATCCGCACATCCATGCCGCGCCTGCTTTGCAAATATCCTCGCAAACTGTTGGAATACGTACGCAGACCCAAAGGCTGAGGCTACGGAGTCATCGAATCTGGACAACTCAACGGCATGTTGGCGGACAAACGTCGGATGAAGCTGAGAGCGGACATGTGAGGAGATCGTACGCACCAAGAAAGCGGTCGAAAATGTACTCCGCCCCCCCCCAAAAAAAAAACCTCGTGACTTCCTGTAAAAAGAAAGCCACGAGGCACTCCTGAAACGTGGTTTGCTCGCCAGACGGCAGACGCAGTCTAAAGCAATTTTTTCGCCGCATCCAAGGCCAGGTCGTAGTTTGGCTCCTGCCCAACTTCCTTGACCAGTTCTATGTAACGAATATTTTTTTGACGATCCAAAACAAAGACGGCGCGAGCCAGCAAACGTAGCTCCTTGACCAGGACACCGTACTGGGTCCCAAAGGAGGCATCCTTGTGATCGGAGAGGGTCAAAACGTTACTCACACCGGCTGCGGCGCACCAACGCTTCTGGGCAAAAGGCAGGTCCATGCTGATCACCAAAATCTGGACATCGTCCCCCAGTTGGCCCGCTTCCTGATTAAAGCGCCGGGCTTCCAGGTCACAAACCGGAGTGTCCAGCGAGGGAACTGACGTGATGATTACCACCTTATCCTTCATCGATGAAAAATTGAACGGCTTGAGATCATTGTCGACCACCTGGAAATCCGGGGCAAGGTCCCCTTCCTGAACGGAATTCCCCATCAAGGTGACGGGTTGTCCTTTCAACGTAATTAACCCAAAGCGTTCTTTCATGGCCAGCTCCTTGGAAAAGTTGTTGATGTGGTTTGGGCGGTCCCATCCGGGTACAGGTCCGAATGCGGTGTCAGGTATACGGTTGTGCGATCCAGGTACGGAAGTGGATTCGCCTGAGCATCATGCCCCGTCTTGGCTTTCTTATTCGGGAAGCGTACCCTGAGGCGTTGGGAGTTGCAAGAACTCTTCATGATTTCACCCTTGCACCCTGCTGCAACCCGAATACATTCACGATGTCCGCCTCAACCACCCAATTGCTTATTGCCATGTACGAGGCCATGCTGGCCCGGTTGGGTCCCAGCGGATGGTGGCCGGCCCAGGCCCCCTTTGAGGTGGTTGTGGGGGCAATTTTAACCCAAAACACAAACTGGTCCAACGTGGAAAAGGCCATTGCCAACCTGCGCCGCACAGGTCTGCTCACTGTCGAATCGTTGAGCGGCGCCCAACCGGAAGAGGTGGAAAAAAATATTCAACCATCCGGTTTTTTTCGTCAAAAAACCAAAAAGATCTTCCATTTCCTTGATTTCCTGGAGAGGGAAGGTGCCCGGGACGTGACAGACCTCATCAACAAAGATACCTCCCAGTTGCGTCGGCAATTATTGGATGTGAACGGTATCGGCCCGGAAACAGCGGACAGCATTTTGCTTTATGCCTTGAACCGACCGGTTTTTGTCGTCGACGCCTACACAGCCAGAATCGCCCATCGCCATGGACTTGTACCTGAAGATGTGAGCTACCCTGAGCTCCAAGACGTGTTCATGTCCCACCTGACGCCGCAGGTTGATTTTTTCAATGAATATCACGCCCTTCTGGTTCGTGTGGGCAAAAAATGGTGCCGCAAGCGATTGCCGCTCTGCAACGAATGTCCGCTGCGGCCGTTTCTCCGCGAAGCAATCTAACCGTTTTACCCCTTGATACGACTTAATTCGTGACCAACCATCAAGCCACCTCCATGCTGCCTGCAGTGCGGCACTCCTGGGGTTTCCACATTTTTTGCGGGGCCATAATGCTGCTTTTCTTGTGTGCGGAACCGCGCGAGCTTCATGCCGAGACTCCGGAAAATGTCCAGAGGTCCATTGAGCAACGCCAGAGAGACATGCGTGCGCACGAAAAAATTCTCAAGGGACTCACGGAACAAGAACGCCGCATATTCGCCAACTTGCAGGACGTGGAGACCCGGCTGCGAACCATCGCGGAGGAGGTCGAGGACTTGGAGTCCCGCTTGGAACACCTGCGCAAGGAGGAAGAGGCTCGGCTGCAAGACAATCAGGAACTGGACCTGGCCCGATCCCGCACCAGTGAGGAACTTGCGCGCTTGTTGACCGTGCTCTGGCCGGTGCATCTCCAGGGCGTGGAACACAATCTTGAAACCCTCAACACCTGGGATGAAGCGGATCGCCAATTTCAATGGTTGTCCCGAATCTACGAACTGGTGCAGGATCGGATAGCACAACTTCGTGAACAGGAACGGGAGTTGGCCCGTGGTCAGGTTCTCCTGGAGCAAGCCAGAGAGGAGATCAGCCGGCAAATGGTTCGGGTCAATGCCGGCAAGGACCGTCTTCTCCAACAAAAGCTGGAATTTTTACGCGGAGTGCAGGAGGTTCGGGCGCAACAGGTCTCTGCGGAAGAGCGAATCCAGGAAATTTTGCAGAGCATCACGGAATTAAACTACCAATTACAGGCCATGACCACCAGGACATTCACAAATTTCCGCGGGGGCATGTCCTGGCCCGCCCAGGGACGCCTTGTGGAATCGTACCGGCCCCAAGCCAGCCCGCCGCACCGCGGTCTAAGTATGGCGTTGTCCGAGAATGCACCGGTGCGGGCCATTTCCTGGGGCAAAGTGGTGCATAGCGATGTTTTGCGCGGATATGGCCATGTGGTCATCCTCTATCACGGAGAGGACTACTACAGCCTCTACGCTTTCCTGAACACATCCACCGTGGCTGTGGGTCAGGAGGTGGAAAAAAGCGAACAGTTGGGCAACGCGGGTTTTTATCCCAAGGTCGATGGCCCAGGCCTCTACTTTGAATTGCGTTTTCAGCAAAATCCCGTTAATCCTGATATCTGGCTCGTGGCCCAGTAATAGAGTCCTAGATCACCGTTGCCAAACGGCATCTGGAGCTTATTTCCACGATGATGGTGCTCTAAAGCAGCATCAAAATGACTCCTCACAAAAAAAGATTCAAAAAAATGCATTCGGAGGTATTTATGCGGGTTGTCCATTGGGTTGGCACCGTGACATTGCTCTTTCTACTGGCCATCACCTTCAGTCAAAGCATGGCTACGGACGAGGAGCGTTATTCACCGCTGAAACGTTTCAGCCAGGTTCTGGACCTGGTTGAACGGTACCATGTTGATGACGTGGACCGGAATGAGATGATCCAGGGCGCCATTCGCGGCATGCTTCAGGAGCTGGATCCCCATTCCAGCTTCATGACGCAGGACGCCTTTCGGGAAATGCAGATTGATACCTCCGGGGAATTCACGGGCATTGGCATTGAAATCAGTATTGTCGAAGGCCGTTTGACCGTGGTTTCTCCTATCGAGGATACGCCGGCTTTTCGCGAGGGGCTTCAGGCCGGAGACCATATTATGAAGATTGATGGTCAGTCCACACAGGACATTACGGTCATGGACGCCGTCAAACTGATTCGCGGTCCCCGCGGTACCACGGTGGAATTGACCGTCCTTTCACGAGGCGAGACGGTTCCCCGCACCGTAAGCATTACCCGTGACGTCATCCCTATGCACACGGTACGGTTGTTTGAATTGGAGCCCGGGGTGGTGCTTGTCCGCCTGACCAGTTTCAAGGAAACCTCCATGGATGACATGCGTGAGGCCCTGGCCCAAATTGCACCAGAAGACCGCGTCGGCCTGATTCTTGACCTGCGCAACAATCCTGGTGGACTGCTCAATCAAGCCGTAGCCGTAGCTGACGCATTTCTTGAAGAAGGGAAAATTGTCTTCACCCAGGGCCGTGCAGCTCAGTCACAGATGAACTTTGAGGCCTCCAGAAATGTTTTGGATCGGGAGACTCCCATGGTGGTGCTGATCAACGGCGGTTCCGCCTCTGCCTCGGAAATTGTCGCCGGTGCCTTGCAGGACCATGGCCGGGCGTTGATTCTTGGCGAACAGTCCTTTGGCAAAGGCTCTGTTCAGACCATCATTCCCTTGGCTGATGGTTCCGGGATCAAGCTGACCACAGCGGTCTATTATACACCTAGCGGACGTTCCATTCAGGCGAAGGGGATTCTCCCGGACATTTCGGTCCCGTTTGTCGCCCTGAGCGAAGAGCAGCAGGAAGGGCGCATGCGCATGGTCCGCGAAGGGGACCTGATCCGTCACCTGGAAACCGGACCGATTCCCCAGGATCAGCTGGATCAGCCCAGACCTGAAGTCTTGGAAATGCTTGAACGGGACAACCAGTTGCGGTTGGCCCTGGAAATGGTCAAGGCCATGCCCCGGCTCAAGGCTCTGCGCTAACCCGCTTGTTGACCTGGCTTGGCGATGATCGGCAAGACACCCAAAAAAGGCGGCAAAAGCTCCCGCTCTTCCGCGACCACCACGAAAACCGGCGGTAAGAGCGGGAGCAAGTCCAAAAAAACGTCCACCAAAACAGGCCGCAAACGTACACCCCGCAAGGGCTTTCCCAGAATATGGGCAATAATCATGGCCGCGACTACTGGGGTGACGGCCTTGACCCTGGTCTGGGCCCTGAATTTGGCCCCCGTGGACCAACATTTGGACGTCAGTGCTCCTTCGAGTCCGGTCGTGAACTCGGCCCGGCAGGTCTCCCCTCCCTCAACTCCCGTTTCCACGGTTCAGCCCACATCGTCTCCGCCGATGCGCCAGACCGCGGCACCAAGCTCCAGCTCCTCCAACTCGGCGGACATGGTCGCGAAACTGTCCCATTCACCGTCCAACAACCAAATGCGGGCTCGGATCGCTCCCGAGGCTGCTTCACCCGCACCGCCCCGCCACCAGGGGAGGGTCTATGAAGTTTTTGATGAAGAACTTCTGGAACAGCAAATTAAAGAAGTGGATCTGGCCTTGGTCCAGACCATCATGGAGTTGAACCTGGACCCTCGCTCGGTACGGCATCTGGATATCCAGATGAAGGCCCGCAATGGCCAAAAGTATCACACCCAGTCCCTGTCCATTGGCCTTAATGGAGACCCGCTCGGTTTCGAGCAATCCCTGCGTGACAACCTTGCGCTCTGGGTGCAGGGCGCGAAGCTGCAAAATGTTACATCCCTCCCCGGCAGGCAGGAATTGCGGATATCCCTGCTCAACCTCCCAACGCATACCCTCTTTTTGGAGGAGCGCCCTCGAACACCTGCCCATCCCCAGCAGCCAAGCCAACCTGGAGTCGGCCCCCGGTTGGTGGTGGTGATCGATGACTTGGGTGAAAATCTGCACCTGGCAAGGGAACTGGCCGCCCTCTCTTTTCCGGTGACATTCGCCGTCTTGCCGCATCTTTCCCACACCAGGGAGGTCGCTCGAATCGGAGCGGCCGCCAACCTCG is drawn from Desulfonatronum thioautotrophicum and contains these coding sequences:
- a CDS encoding S41 family peptidase, which gives rise to MRVVHWVGTVTLLFLLAITFSQSMATDEERYSPLKRFSQVLDLVERYHVDDVDRNEMIQGAIRGMLQELDPHSSFMTQDAFREMQIDTSGEFTGIGIEISIVEGRLTVVSPIEDTPAFREGLQAGDHIMKIDGQSTQDITVMDAVKLIRGPRGTTVELTVLSRGETVPRTVSITRDVIPMHTVRLFELEPGVVLVRLTSFKETSMDDMREALAQIAPEDRVGLILDLRNNPGGLLNQAVAVADAFLEEGKIVFTQGRAAQSQMNFEASRNVLDRETPMVVLINGGSASASEIVAGALQDHGRALILGEQSFGKGSVQTIIPLADGSGIKLTTAVYYTPSGRSIQAKGILPDISVPFVALSEEQQEGRMRMVREGDLIRHLETGPIPQDQLDQPRPEVLEMLERDNQLRLALEMVKAMPRLKALR
- a CDS encoding endonuclease III domain-containing protein, with amino-acid sequence MSASTTQLLIAMYEAMLARLGPSGWWPAQAPFEVVVGAILTQNTNWSNVEKAIANLRRTGLLTVESLSGAQPEEVEKNIQPSGFFRQKTKKIFHFLDFLEREGARDVTDLINKDTSQLRRQLLDVNGIGPETADSILLYALNRPVFVVDAYTARIAHRHGLVPEDVSYPELQDVFMSHLTPQVDFFNEYHALLVRVGKKWCRKRLPLCNECPLRPFLREAI
- a CDS encoding murein hydrolase activator EnvC family protein; its protein translation is MTNHQATSMLPAVRHSWGFHIFCGAIMLLFLCAEPRELHAETPENVQRSIEQRQRDMRAHEKILKGLTEQERRIFANLQDVETRLRTIAEEVEDLESRLEHLRKEEEARLQDNQELDLARSRTSEELARLLTVLWPVHLQGVEHNLETLNTWDEADRQFQWLSRIYELVQDRIAQLREQERELARGQVLLEQAREEISRQMVRVNAGKDRLLQQKLEFLRGVQEVRAQQVSAEERIQEILQSITELNYQLQAMTTRTFTNFRGGMSWPAQGRLVESYRPQASPPHRGLSMALSENAPVRAISWGKVVHSDVLRGYGHVVILYHGEDYYSLYAFLNTSTVAVGQEVEKSEQLGNAGFYPKVDGPGLYFELRFQQNPVNPDIWLVAQ
- a CDS encoding glycosyltransferase family 2 protein — protein: MLTPSNTSSKSDVSQREPESSPERSSENFPKIAPEHMQELAQEQTQEHPREHPREHSWEHPQKQPRVSIITAVLNGEAHLSDAIQSIRDQTYPHIEHIIVDGGSKDGTVSIIQAHADGISRWISEPDQGIYDAMNKGIRMATGTIVGMLNADDFYPRSDVIHDVVQTFAQTRADAVFADLLVVGRNDPRKVVRFYDSSDFHPGRFCQGWMPPHPTFFTLREHYIRLGFYRTDYRIAADYELLTRFLARHGLAYARIPKILVHMRSGGVSSRNLKSNWVLNQEIVRACKENNIRTSMPRLLCKYPRKLLEYVRRPKG
- the tpx gene encoding thiol peroxidase — encoded protein: MKERFGLITLKGQPVTLMGNSVQEGDLAPDFQVVDNDLKPFNFSSMKDKVVIITSVPSLDTPVCDLEARRFNQEAGQLGDDVQILVISMDLPFAQKRWCAAAGVSNVLTLSDHKDASFGTQYGVLVKELRLLARAVFVLDRQKNIRYIELVKEVGQEPNYDLALDAAKKLL
- a CDS encoding glycosyltransferase family 4 protein — translated: MTIPERHPLRVGLNLLYLLPGIVGGTETYAAGLLHGLAEVDDGLEYVVFLNQESADWPLPDIPAFQRVVCPVRASSRAQRLLYEQFRLPAQARRHGVDVLHSLGYVAPVLGRCPGVVTIHDMNTRGHGRSMPMFKRLALALLVRLSAQTASQVITVSDFSRQEIHRHLGLSLERIHVVHEAPLPSEWHHPSGLLFSETASQPVSWSPSFQPSHQSDIPYILAFASQSPHKNIPRLIEAFARIATSVPHHLVLAGHLPEDGAVDRAIGRWDIAHRIRLTGYLPRPEVERLLSQASLFAFPSLYEGFGLPVLEAQAAEVPVACANRGALPEVAGEGAVFFDPENALDMAATLAHALTDKDLCASLVAQGRLNLERFSWIKAARQTLNLYARAAWRGRNRYVTRPNRPSTAPGHGTIAHSIVHPENESPDPSTGTLPQGNVPVLPRPADMTRPEHP